In Streptococcus oralis, a single window of DNA contains:
- the guaB gene encoding IMP dehydrogenase codes for MSNWDTKFLKKGFTFDDVLLIPAESHVLPNDADLTTKLADNLTLNIPIITAAMDTVTESQMAIAIARAGGLGVIHKNMSIAQQADEVRKVKRSENGVIIDPFFLTPEHTIAEADELMGRYRISGVPVVETLENRKLVGILTNRDLRFISDYNQPISNHMTSENLVTAPVGTDLATAEHILQEHRIEKLPLVDEEGRLSGLITIKDIEKVIEFPNAAKDEFGRLLVAGAVGVTSDTFERAEALFEAGADAIVIDTAHGHSAGVLRKIAEIRAHFPDRTLIAGNIATAEGARALYDAGVDVVKVGIGPGSICTTRVIAGVGVPQVTAIYDAAAVAREYGKTIIADGGIKYSGDIVKALAAGGNAVMLGSMFAGTDEAPGETEIFQGRKFKTYRGMGSIAAMKKGSSDRYFQGSVNEANKLVPEGIEGRVAYKGAAADIVFQMLGGIRSGMGYCGAANLKELHDNAQFIEMSGAGLKESHPHDVQITNEAPNYSM; via the coding sequence ATGTCTAATTGGGATACTAAATTTTTAAAAAAAGGTTTTACCTTTGATGATGTATTGCTCATTCCAGCAGAAAGTCATGTGTTGCCTAATGATGCAGATTTAACAACAAAATTGGCAGATAATCTGACTTTAAATATCCCAATTATAACAGCCGCCATGGATACAGTCACAGAAAGTCAAATGGCTATTGCCATTGCGCGTGCAGGTGGTCTTGGAGTAATCCATAAAAATATGTCTATTGCGCAACAGGCAGATGAAGTTCGCAAGGTAAAACGTTCTGAAAATGGTGTTATTATTGATCCATTCTTCTTGACTCCAGAACACACGATTGCTGAAGCAGATGAACTTATGGGACGTTACCGTATCAGTGGTGTTCCAGTTGTGGAGACACTTGAAAATCGTAAATTGGTTGGTATTCTAACAAACCGAGATCTTCGCTTTATTTCAGATTACAATCAGCCAATCTCAAACCATATGACCAGTGAAAATCTTGTCACTGCTCCTGTTGGTACAGACCTTGCAACAGCTGAACATATTCTTCAAGAACACCGTATTGAAAAACTTCCTTTGGTTGATGAAGAAGGTCGTCTTTCTGGCTTGATTACTATTAAAGATATTGAAAAAGTAATTGAATTTCCTAACGCAGCAAAAGATGAGTTTGGTCGTCTTCTAGTTGCCGGTGCAGTAGGTGTTACTTCAGATACATTTGAACGTGCAGAGGCTCTTTTTGAAGCAGGAGCTGACGCAATTGTTATTGATACTGCCCATGGTCACTCTGCTGGGGTTCTACGTAAAATTGCTGAAATTCGTGCTCACTTCCCAGATCGCACTTTGATTGCTGGTAATATTGCAACTGCTGAAGGTGCGCGTGCTCTTTATGATGCGGGTGTGGATGTTGTCAAAGTCGGGATTGGACCAGGTTCTATCTGTACTACTCGTGTGATTGCAGGTGTAGGTGTCCCACAAGTGACAGCAATTTATGATGCGGCAGCAGTTGCGCGTGAATATGGAAAAACGATTATTGCTGATGGTGGAATCAAATATTCTGGAGATATTGTAAAAGCCCTTGCTGCAGGTGGAAATGCAGTTATGCTTGGATCAATGTTTGCTGGAACAGATGAAGCACCAGGTGAAACTGAAATTTTCCAAGGGCGTAAGTTTAAGACTTACCGTGGTATGGGATCAATCGCTGCAATGAAAAAAGGATCAAGTGACCGATACTTCCAAGGTTCTGTCAATGAAGCAAACAAACTCGTTCCAGAAGGAATTGAAGGTCGTGTTGCCTATAAAGGCGCAGCAGCTGACATTGTCTTCCAAATGCTTGGTGGTATTCGCTCTGGTATGGGTTACTGTGGTGCAGCTAATCTTAAAGAATTGCACGACAATGCTCAATTTATCGAAATGTCAGGTGCTGGTCTCAAAGAAAGCCATCCTCATGATGTACAAATCACTAATGAGGCGCCAAACTACTCTATGTAA
- the recF gene encoding DNA replication/repair protein RecF (All proteins in this family for which functions are known are DNA-binding proteins that assist the filamentation of RecA onto DNA for the initiation of recombination or recombinational repair.): MWLQHLTIKTFRNYKEAKIDFNPKLNVFLGQNAQGKTNILEAIYFLALTRSHRTRTDKNLIHFDNEQLHLSGLLQKKTSSIPLEIDLTPKGRVTKVNHLKQARLSDYIGHMNVVLFAPEDLQLIKGSPSVRRKFIDIELGQIKPIYLSDLSNYNHILKQRNTYLKSSQKIDDTFLSVLDDQLVEYGCRVIKHRIKFIKDLEKFGQKKHLEISNELEELSISYQSSVNFTNEEQLTNSFKIALEKSRSRDLFKKNTGVGPHRDDIAFYINGMDASFGSQGQHRSLVLSIKLAEIELMESITNESPILLLDDVMSELDNTRQLKLLETISQSIQTFITTTSLDHLQNLPENLSIFNIQNGKISVN, encoded by the coding sequence ATGTGGCTCCAACATTTAACAATTAAAACCTTTCGAAACTACAAAGAGGCAAAAATTGATTTCAATCCAAAATTAAATGTCTTTCTAGGTCAAAATGCACAAGGAAAAACCAATATTCTAGAAGCAATCTATTTCTTAGCCTTGACACGTAGTCATCGGACTCGTACAGATAAAAATCTCATTCATTTTGATAACGAGCAACTCCATCTTTCTGGCTTGCTACAGAAAAAAACAAGCTCTATCCCTCTAGAAATTGATTTAACGCCAAAAGGGCGTGTGACTAAGGTCAATCACTTAAAACAAGCTCGCCTATCAGACTACATCGGTCATATGAATGTTGTCCTCTTCGCACCTGAAGATCTCCAGCTAATTAAAGGATCACCTTCTGTCCGTCGAAAATTTATCGACATCGAACTGGGACAAATTAAACCAATCTACTTGTCAGACTTGTCAAACTATAATCACATACTCAAACAGAGAAATACCTACCTAAAATCCAGCCAGAAGATTGACGATACATTTCTGTCAGTCTTAGACGATCAGCTAGTAGAGTATGGGTGTCGTGTTATAAAGCATCGGATAAAATTCATTAAAGACTTAGAGAAATTTGGTCAAAAAAAACACTTAGAAATTTCAAATGAATTAGAAGAGCTGTCAATATCTTATCAATCATCTGTCAACTTCACCAATGAAGAACAGCTAACAAATTCTTTTAAAATTGCTTTGGAGAAAAGCCGATCCAGAGACTTATTTAAAAAGAATACTGGAGTTGGTCCTCATCGAGATGACATTGCTTTTTATATCAATGGAATGGATGCTAGTTTTGGAAGCCAAGGGCAACATCGTAGTCTTGTACTTTCTATCAAACTAGCAGAGATTGAACTAATGGAAAGCATTACTAACGAGTCTCCAATACTCTTGCTTGATGATGTTATGAGCGAACTTGACAACACACGACAATTAAAATTACTAGAAACTATTTCACAATCTATCCAAACCTTCATCACAACAACAAGTTTAGACCACTTACAAAACTTGCCAGAAAATCTTAGTATTTTCAACATCCAAAACGGTAAAATATCTGTAAATTAA
- the yaaA gene encoding S4 domain-containing protein YaaA: MEYKLFEEFITLQALLKELGIIQSGGAIKSFLIDHQVYFNGELESRRGKKIRIGDTIDIPDLKIDITLTQPSLKEQEEYQADKIEKERIAKLVKEMNKGVKKEKQKTSSSPKTKQVPRFPGR, from the coding sequence ATGGAATACAAATTATTTGAAGAATTTATTACGCTCCAAGCCCTCCTAAAAGAACTTGGAATTATACAAAGCGGTGGTGCTATCAAATCCTTTTTAATAGATCATCAAGTTTACTTTAATGGCGAGTTAGAAAGTAGACGTGGGAAAAAAATCCGTATTGGAGATACGATTGACATTCCTGATTTAAAGATTGACATCACCTTGACACAACCAAGTTTAAAAGAGCAAGAAGAGTATCAAGCAGATAAGATTGAGAAAGAGCGAATTGCTAAACTTGTTAAAGAGATGAATAAAGGTGTCAAGAAAGAAAAACAAAAAACTTCTTCATCGCCTAAAACCAAACAAGTTCCACGTTTTCCAGGAAGATAA
- the yfmF gene encoding EF-P 5-aminopentanol modification-associated protein YfmF has protein sequence MELVPGISAHFVQSKKFKTNKITIRFTAPLSLETIAGRMLSASMLETANQAYPTSQAFRRYLASLYGTDISTSAYRRGQAHILDLTFTYVRDEFLSKKNVLTSRILELVEQTLFAPLVQDGAFESALFEIERKQLLASLATDMDDSFYFAHKELDSLFFHDERLQLRYSDLRNSISNESPESSYTCFQNALKNDRIDFFFLGDFNEVEITESLKSLSLTARENCVPIQYYQSYSNVLREGMIQRNVGQSILELGYHSPIKYGDDEHLPMLVMNGLLGEFAHSKLFTNVRENAGIAYTVSSQLDLFSGLLRMYAGIDRENRNQARKMMNHQLLDLKKGNFTDFELEQTKEMIRRSLLMAQDNQQTLVERVYLNALLGKSSFDIDRLVAKLESVDKEAVCKVANSLKLQAIYFMEGVE, from the coding sequence ATGGAATTAGTGCCTGGAATTTCAGCACATTTTGTTCAATCCAAAAAGTTTAAAACAAATAAAATCACTATTCGTTTTACTGCTCCCTTATCTCTTGAGACAATAGCAGGACGCATGTTAAGTGCAAGTATGTTGGAGACGGCAAATCAAGCTTATCCCACATCACAAGCATTTCGCAGATACTTGGCAAGTTTATATGGAACAGATATTTCCACAAGTGCTTATCGTAGAGGGCAAGCACATATTCTTGACTTAACATTTACCTACGTGCGGGATGAGTTTTTGAGTAAAAAAAATGTCTTGACTTCTCGAATTTTGGAATTGGTAGAACAGACTTTATTTGCTCCCTTAGTTCAAGATGGTGCTTTTGAGTCAGCCTTATTTGAAATTGAAAGAAAACAGTTATTGGCTAGTTTAGCTACTGATATGGATGATTCATTTTATTTTGCTCATAAGGAGTTGGATAGCTTGTTCTTCCATGATGAGCGTCTTCAATTGAGATACAGTGATTTACGAAATAGCATTTCAAATGAGTCTCCAGAAAGTAGCTACACGTGCTTTCAGAATGCTCTGAAGAATGATCGTATTGATTTCTTTTTCTTAGGTGATTTTAATGAAGTAGAAATCACAGAATCACTGAAGTCATTATCCCTTACAGCTAGAGAGAACTGTGTTCCTATCCAATATTATCAGTCTTATTCGAATGTTCTACGAGAGGGAATGATTCAGAGGAATGTTGGGCAATCAATTTTGGAATTAGGGTATCATTCTCCTATAAAATATGGCGATGATGAGCATTTGCCCATGCTTGTGATGAATGGTTTGTTGGGTGAATTTGCACATTCGAAACTTTTTACAAACGTTCGTGAAAATGCTGGAATAGCCTACACAGTCTCTAGTCAATTGGATTTGTTTAGTGGTCTGTTAAGGATGTATGCGGGTATTGATAGAGAAAATCGAAATCAGGCTAGAAAAATGATGAATCATCAATTGCTAGATCTGAAAAAGGGTAACTTTACAGATTTTGAGCTTGAACAAACCAAGGAGATGATTCGACGATCTTTGTTGATGGCTCAAGATAATCAACAGACCTTAGTTGAAAGAGTCTATTTGAATGCTCTATTGGGGAAATCAAGCTTTGATATTGATCGATTGGTGGCAAAATTAGAGAGTGTTGATAAAGAAGCTGTATGTAAAGTTGCCAACAGTTTGAAGTTACAAGCGATTTACTTTATGGAAGGAGTAGAATGA
- the yfmH gene encoding EF-P 5-aminopentanol modification-associated protein YfmH: protein MTKVTFEEKYYPAVKETVYKTQLSNGLTVSLLPKQDFNEVYGIVTVQFGSVDATYTSLEKGLRHHPAGIAHFLEHKLFERENSEDIMAAFTRLGADSNAFTSFTKTSYLFSTIDHLLENLDLLDELVGDVHFTEESVLREQDIIQQEREMYQDDPDSRLFFATLANLYPDTPLATDIVGSEKSISDIQVSNLKENFTDFYKPVNMSLFLVGNIDVKVVEEYFSKKEKKTLEQFTVSKEKLPLQSVRQTDSLRMEVSSPKLAVAIRGNGQITEAESYRYNILLKLLFTMMFGWTSDRFQKLYETGKLDASLSLEVEVNSRFHFVILTMDTKEPVSLSHQFRKAIRQFSSDTDITEEHLDLVKSEMFGEFFSSMNSLEFIATQYDPMDRGETIFDFPKILQEITLEDVLEAGHRLIDNGDLVDFTIFPA from the coding sequence ATGACAAAGGTTACTTTTGAAGAAAAATACTATCCTGCTGTAAAGGAAACAGTCTACAAAACACAATTGTCAAATGGATTGACAGTTTCTTTACTCCCTAAACAAGATTTCAATGAGGTTTATGGGATTGTAACAGTTCAATTTGGTTCTGTAGATGCAACTTATACAAGCTTGGAAAAAGGTTTACGTCATCATCCAGCAGGAATTGCACATTTTCTTGAACATAAATTGTTTGAAAGAGAAAATTCTGAGGATATAATGGCTGCTTTTACTCGATTAGGTGCAGATAGTAATGCCTTTACAAGCTTTACTAAGACCAGCTATCTTTTTTCAACAATTGACCATCTATTAGAGAATTTAGATTTGCTAGATGAGTTAGTCGGAGATGTTCATTTTACAGAAGAATCAGTTTTAAGGGAACAGGATATTATCCAGCAAGAACGAGAAATGTACCAAGATGATCCAGATTCACGCTTGTTTTTTGCAACATTAGCCAACCTTTATCCTGATACTCCTTTAGCAACAGATATAGTTGGAAGTGAAAAATCAATTTCTGATATTCAAGTTTCAAATTTAAAAGAGAACTTTACTGACTTTTACAAACCTGTCAACATGTCACTGTTTTTAGTTGGAAATATTGATGTAAAAGTTGTTGAGGAATACTTTTCGAAAAAGGAAAAGAAGACTTTAGAACAGTTTACCGTTTCAAAAGAGAAACTACCCTTGCAGTCTGTGAGGCAAACAGATAGTCTTCGGATGGAAGTTTCTTCACCCAAACTTGCTGTTGCGATTAGAGGTAATGGGCAAATAACAGAAGCTGAGTCTTATCGTTACAATATTTTATTGAAATTACTATTTACGATGATGTTTGGTTGGACCTCTGATCGTTTTCAAAAGTTATATGAGACTGGGAAGTTAGATGCGTCATTGTCACTTGAGGTTGAAGTCAACAGTCGCTTTCATTTTGTGATATTGACGATGGATACCAAAGAGCCTGTTTCTCTGTCGCATCAATTTCGGAAAGCGATTCGTCAGTTTAGTAGTGATACGGATATTACAGAGGAACATTTAGATCTTGTTAAGAGTGAGATGTTTGGGGAATTTTTCAGTAGCATGAACTCCTTGGAATTTATTGCAACTCAATACGATCCGATGGATCGCGGAGAAACAATTTTTGATTTTCCGAAAATTTTACAGGAAATTACTTTGGAGGATGTTCTAGAAGCTGGACATCGTTTGATTGATAATGGTGATCTAGTTGATTTTACAATCTTTCCAGCTTAA
- the rodZ gene encoding cytoskeleton protein RodZ: protein MRKKTIGEVLRLARINQGLSLEELQEKTEIQLHFLEAMEADDFDQLPSTFYARSFLRKYAWAVELDESIVLDAYDSGSMITYEEVDVDEEDLSGRRRSNKKKTSYLPLFYFVLFALSILIFVTYYVWNYIQTQPSPSSANYSVVNSTSSTTSSSSSSSSQTSSSSSTTESTITVSGEGNRIEARYKTSKETATIQLAVSDATSWVSVSGSELEGGVTLSADNKNAKTTVSTKNPVTITLGVVKGVTVTVDNQMIDTSKLTTQTGTVTLTFTTD from the coding sequence ATGAGAAAAAAAACAATTGGCGAGGTTCTACGTTTAGCTAGAATTAACCAGGGATTGAGTTTAGAAGAATTGCAGGAAAAAACTGAAATTCAGTTGCATTTTCTAGAAGCTATGGAGGCAGATGATTTTGATCAACTTCCTAGTACCTTCTATGCTCGTTCTTTTTTAAGAAAATATGCCTGGGCAGTAGAGTTAGATGAAAGTATTGTTTTGGATGCATATGATTCAGGCAGTATGATTACCTACGAAGAGGTAGATGTCGATGAAGAAGACTTGTCTGGTCGCAGACGATCAAATAAGAAAAAAACGTCTTATCTCCCCTTGTTTTATTTCGTTCTATTTGCTTTGTCGATTTTAATTTTTGTGACTTACTATGTCTGGAACTACATCCAAACTCAGCCAAGTCCTTCTTCAGCTAATTATAGTGTTGTGAACTCGACTAGTTCAACAACCTCATCTAGTTCATCTTCTAGTAGTCAGACGTCTAGCTCGTCTTCTACTACGGAATCAACTATTACAGTGTCAGGTGAAGGAAACCGCATTGAAGCTCGGTATAAAACGAGTAAGGAAACGGCTACGATTCAACTGGCAGTTTCAGATGCAACTAGTTGGGTAAGTGTTTCAGGAAGTGAGCTGGAGGGTGGTGTGACACTATCCGCAGACAATAAGAATGCAAAAACAACAGTTTCAACTAAGAATCCCGTTACCATTACTTTAGGTGTAGTGAAGGGAGTTACTGTGACTGTGGACAATCAAATGATTGATACTTCGAAGCTGACAACTCAGACTGGAACTGTAACACTTACATTTACTACAGATTAA
- the pgsA gene encoding CDP-diacylglycerol--glycerol-3-phosphate 3-phosphatidyltransferase — translation MKKEQIPNVLTIGRILFIPLFILILTLGHSQGSHLLAAIIFAVASITDYFDGYLARKWNVVSNFGKFADPMADKLLVMSAFIMLIELGMAPAWVVAIIICRELAVTGLRLLLVETGGTVLAAAMPGKIKTFSQMFAIIFLLLHWNLIGQLLLYIALFFTIYSGYDYFKGSAHVFKGTFGSK, via the coding sequence ATGAAAAAAGAACAAATTCCTAATGTATTAACTATTGGTAGAATTCTCTTTATACCTCTCTTTATTCTTATTTTGACTTTGGGCCATTCACAAGGCAGTCATTTGCTGGCAGCGATCATCTTTGCAGTTGCTAGTATAACGGATTATTTTGATGGTTACCTTGCTCGCAAATGGAATGTAGTCAGCAACTTTGGAAAATTTGCTGATCCGATGGCCGATAAGCTGTTGGTTATGTCAGCTTTTATCATGTTGATTGAGTTAGGCATGGCTCCGGCTTGGGTTGTTGCTATTATCATCTGTCGTGAACTTGCGGTGACAGGCTTGCGTTTGTTGCTTGTTGAGACGGGAGGGACAGTTCTAGCAGCAGCGATGCCAGGGAAAATCAAGACCTTTAGTCAGATGTTTGCCATTATTTTTTTGCTCTTACATTGGAATTTAATTGGTCAACTGTTGCTTTATATAGCTTTGTTTTTCACTATCTACTCTGGCTATGATTATTTCAAGGGTAGCGCTCATGTATTCAAAGGGACATTTGGTTCGAAATGA
- a CDS encoding energy-coupling factor ABC transporter ATP-binding protein yields MKSIIEVKNLSFRYKEDQDHYDVNNVSFHVKRGEWLSIVGHNGSGKSTTIRLIDGLLEAESGEIWIDGQLLSSENVWDLRRQIGMVFQNPDNQFVGATVEDDVAFGLENQGLPREEMKKRVAESLELVGMLDFKKREPARLSGGQKQRVAIAGVIALRPAILILDEATSMLDPEGRRELIQTVQEIRKDHQMTVVSITHDLEEVAMSDRVLVMKKGQVESTSSPRELFSRNDLDQIGLDEPFANQLRESLRETGYQLPDDYLTEGELEDKLWELL; encoded by the coding sequence ATGAAATCGATTATTGAAGTAAAAAATCTGTCTTTTCGTTATAAGGAAGACCAGGATCATTATGACGTTAATAATGTCTCGTTTCACGTGAAACGGGGAGAATGGCTTTCGATTGTAGGTCATAATGGAAGTGGAAAATCGACAACTATCCGTTTGATTGATGGATTACTTGAAGCAGAGTCTGGGGAAATCTGGATCGATGGGCAATTGCTGTCCTCTGAGAATGTTTGGGACTTACGCCGTCAAATTGGTATGGTTTTTCAAAATCCAGATAACCAATTTGTGGGGGCAACTGTTGAAGATGATGTCGCCTTTGGATTAGAAAATCAGGGACTTCCTCGAGAAGAAATGAAGAAGAGAGTGGCTGAATCTTTGGAGTTGGTAGGTATGCTGGACTTTAAGAAGAGAGAACCAGCTCGTTTATCTGGTGGACAAAAACAACGGGTGGCTATTGCAGGAGTTATTGCCTTGAGGCCAGCTATTTTGATTTTGGACGAGGCTACAAGTATGTTGGATCCTGAAGGACGCAGAGAACTGATTCAGACAGTTCAAGAGATACGAAAAGACCACCAGATGACAGTCGTCTCCATTACACATGATTTAGAGGAAGTTGCGATGAGTGACCGTGTATTGGTCATGAAAAAAGGCCAAGTGGAGTCAACCAGCAGCCCAAGAGAACTTTTTTCTCGGAATGACCTTGACCAGATAGGGTTAGATGAACCTTTTGCTAATCAATTGAGAGAATCTTTGAGAGAGACTGGTTATCAGTTGCCGGATGACTATTTGACAGAAGGAGAGCTAGAGGACAAGTTATGGGAATTACTCTAG
- a CDS encoding energy-coupling factor transporter ATPase, protein MGITLENVSFTYQEGTPLSSSALTDVSLTIEDGSYTALVGHTGSGKSTILQLLNGLLVPSKGFVRVFDTVITPTSTNKEIRRIRKQVGLVFQFAENQIFEETVLKDVAFGPQNFGVSEEEAKKIAREKLALVGIDESLFERSPFELSGGQMRRVAIAGMLAMEPTVLVLDEPTAGLDPLGRKELMILFKKLHLSGMTIVLVTHLMDDVAAYADQVYVMEKGRLVKSGKPSEVFQDVASMGKVQLGVPKITAFCKRLADRGVAFKKLPIKIEEFKESLNG, encoded by the coding sequence ATGGGAATTACTCTAGAAAATGTGAGCTTTACCTATCAAGAGGGGACTCCCCTATCTTCATCAGCCTTGACTGATGTTTCTTTGACGATTGAGGATGGCTCCTATACAGCTTTAGTAGGGCACACAGGTAGTGGGAAATCAACGATTTTACAGCTTTTAAATGGCCTATTGGTACCAAGTAAGGGTTTTGTTCGAGTTTTCGATACCGTCATTACCCCTACATCAACCAATAAAGAAATTCGTCGGATTCGAAAGCAAGTCGGTCTAGTGTTTCAATTTGCTGAAAATCAGATTTTTGAAGAGACTGTTTTGAAAGATGTTGCATTTGGACCGCAAAATTTTGGAGTTTCTGAGGAAGAGGCCAAGAAAATTGCGCGTGAAAAGTTAGCCTTGGTGGGCATCGATGAGTCACTCTTTGAGCGCAGTCCTTTTGAACTTTCGGGTGGCCAAATGAGACGTGTGGCTATAGCAGGTATGCTAGCCATGGAGCCAACTGTCTTAGTTTTGGATGAGCCTACAGCTGGACTAGATCCTCTGGGCAGAAAAGAATTGATGATCTTGTTTAAAAAACTCCACCTTTCTGGAATGACAATCGTTCTGGTAACGCATTTGATGGATGATGTAGCTGCATATGCTGATCAGGTCTATGTTATGGAAAAGGGACGTTTGGTCAAAAGTGGCAAACCGAGCGAAGTTTTCCAAGATGTAGCCTCTATGGGAAAAGTACAGTTAGGTGTGCCTAAAATCACAGCCTTTTGTAAACGTTTGGCAGATAGAGGTGTAGCTTTTAAAAAATTGCCAATCAAGATAGAGGAGTTTAAGGAGTCGCTAAATGGATAG
- a CDS encoding energy-coupling factor transporter transmembrane component T family protein, whose protein sequence is MDSMILGRYIPGDSIIHRLDPRSKLLAMILLILIVFWANNPLTNLILFVATGIFIALSGVSLSFFVQGLKSMFFLIAFTTLFQLFFISSGNILFEFSFIKITDYALQQAGIIFCRFVLIIFFSTLLTLTTMPLSLAAAVEALLAPLKRVKVPVHEIGLMLSMSLRFVPTLMDDTTRIMNAQKARGVDFGEGSIVQKVKAMIPILIPLFATSLKRADSLAIAMEARGYQGGKGRSQYRQLRWSQKDTLAILVILVLGCFLFFLKS, encoded by the coding sequence ATGGATAGTATGATTTTAGGGCGTTATATACCGGGGGATTCCATCATTCATCGCTTGGATCCCCGTAGCAAATTGCTTGCCATGATTCTGCTGATTTTGATTGTATTTTGGGCCAATAATCCCCTCACCAATCTCATTCTGTTTGTAGCGACAGGTATATTTATCGCTTTGTCAGGCGTTTCCCTCTCATTTTTTGTTCAGGGATTAAAATCCATGTTCTTCTTGATTGCTTTTACAACTCTTTTTCAGCTCTTTTTCATTTCAAGTGGAAATATCCTATTTGAGTTTTCTTTTATAAAAATAACGGATTATGCTTTGCAACAAGCAGGAATCATTTTCTGTCGTTTTGTGTTGATTATTTTCTTTTCAACCTTGCTAACATTAACGACCATGCCTTTGAGTCTGGCAGCCGCAGTTGAAGCTCTTTTAGCACCGCTGAAACGTGTGAAAGTTCCCGTTCATGAAATTGGTCTTATGTTATCAATGAGTTTGCGTTTTGTTCCAACCTTGATGGATGACACAACGAGAATTATGAATGCTCAAAAAGCTCGTGGAGTTGACTTTGGCGAAGGTAGCATCGTTCAAAAAGTAAAGGCTATGATTCCAATTTTAATTCCTCTTTTTGCGACGAGCTTAAAGCGTGCAGATTCATTGGCAATAGCAATGGAAGCGCGTGGTTATCAGGGAGGAAAGGGTAGAAGTCAGTATAGACAGTTGAGATGGAGTCAAAAGGATACACTGGCAATTCTTGTGATTTTGGTACTGGGATGTTTCTTATTTTTCTTAAAATCTTAG
- the mreC gene encoding rod shape-determining protein MreC has protein sequence MNRFKKSKYLIIVFVTVLAVSVLLVTTYSSAIVTKLGDGISLVDRIVQKPFQWFDTFKSDLGHLTQTYNENESLKKQLYQLEVESNQSESLKNENEQLRQLLDMKSKLQATKTIAADVIMRAPVSWKQELTIDAGSSKGASENMLAIANGGLIGSVSKVEDHSTTVNLLTNTENSDKISVKILHGSTEIYGIIVGYDKESELLKISQLNSNSDISAGDKVTTGGLGNFNVKDIPVGEVVATTHSSDYLTKEVTVKLSADTKNLHVVELVGN, from the coding sequence ATGAACCGTTTTAAAAAATCAAAATATCTAATCATCGTTTTTGTCACAGTTCTGGCAGTTTCTGTACTATTAGTGACAACCTATTCAAGCGCTATTGTGACGAAACTAGGAGATGGGATTTCCTTGGTAGATAGAATTGTTCAAAAACCCTTTCAGTGGTTTGATACTTTCAAATCAGATTTGGGACATTTGACGCAGACTTACAATGAAAACGAAAGTCTAAAAAAACAGCTTTATCAACTAGAGGTGGAGTCTAATCAATCAGAAAGTTTAAAAAATGAAAATGAACAATTACGTCAGTTGCTGGATATGAAGTCAAAATTGCAGGCTACAAAAACCATTGCAGCAGATGTGATTATGCGAGCTCCAGTATCTTGGAAACAAGAGTTAACAATTGATGCGGGAAGTTCAAAAGGAGCTTCTGAAAATATGTTGGCCATTGCAAACGGGGGCTTGATTGGTAGTGTTTCAAAGGTGGAGGATCATTCAACAACGGTCAATCTATTGACAAACACCGAAAATTCAGACAAAATTTCTGTTAAAATCCTGCATGGCTCTACTGAAATTTACGGGATTATCGTTGGTTATGATAAGGAGTCAGAACTGCTTAAAATTAGCCAATTAAATAGTAACAGTGACATTAGCGCAGGAGACAAGGTGACTACAGGGGGGCTCGGAAACTTTAATGTTAAGGATATCCCTGTTGGAGAGGTTGTTGCTACAACACACAGCAGTGATTATCTAACAAAGGAAGTAACAGTAAAGTTAAGTGCTGACACCAAAAATCTTCATGTGGTTGAGTTAGTGGGGAATTAG